The genomic stretch AGCAACTTTAGTTTTGAGATCATCTCCTACTCTTTCAAAATTCGGATCTACCGGAATGTTGAAGGTAATATAAAGGTCACCATTAGGACCTCCATTCACTCCTGGATTTCCATGACCTTTTAATTTGATTTTCTGTCCATCATAGACCCCTGCAGGAATTGTAATTCTTACTTTTTTACCATTGATTTCAAAAGTTTGCGGATGGGTTACAGCAGCATCTCTCAAATTTAGGGTCAATTCTGCTTCTACATCCTGACCTTTGAACTTTCCTGAAGCTCTTCCTCTAGAACTTTTCCCAAAACCACCAGATCCTCCAAACATATTTTGGAAGAAATCTGAAAAGTCCTCGCCTTCACCAAAGTCTGCACCAGAGAATCCACCACCGTTGTAATTCTGCTGCTGGTATTGTCTTTGTTGTTGCTGAGCTTTTTCATATTCTTCACCATGTTTCCAGTTTTCTCCATATTTATCATACTTTGTACGATTTTCCGGATTACTGAGGACTTCATTGGCTTCATTCAGCTCTTTGAATTTCCTTTCTGATTCTTTATCATCAGGATTAAGGTCCGGATGCAATTTTCTGGCTAACTTCCGGTAAGCTTTTTTAATATCATCCTGGGTTGCGCTTTTATCTACGCCTAAAATTTTATAGTAATCTATATAAGCCATAGAAACGATGTTTACTCAAATTTATGAAATTTAGGTCTGAAAATTGCATAACAAAGTGTTAAAAATAAACCTATCTTTGATAAAAACTACCACATGAAAGAGGTACTGAAAAACTACTCCGGAATCATATTTTTACTTCTGGGAATCACAATTGGAAGCATTATAGGAATTGTAGCTCCGGGTTTTGTGGAATATATTAAACCGTTGGGAGACATTTTCCTGAATCTTCTTTTTGTAAGTGTTGTACCTCTCGTATTCTTTGCAGTATCTAACTCTATAGCATCTCTTGAACAGCAGTCTAAATTCGGAAAGATCATTCTTATTATGGCCCTTACCTTTCTGTTTTTTATCCTGACAGCTGCTATATTTACGATCTGCGCGGTTTATTTGTTTCCGGTTTCCGGTGTTTCGGGGAGTTCTGAGATGATCACCGAAGCAGCGAATGAAGACAGCTGGGGAAACAGAATTGTAAGTTTCTTTACTGTGGGAGAATTTACCGCTTTATTTTCAAGGCAAAATATGCTGGCACTTCTTATTTTTGCTTTCATGACAGGATTTGCAGCCAGAAAAACTGGAGAAGCGGGACAGCCTTTCAGGGTATTTATCGCATCAGGGTATGAAGTGATGAAAGAACTTCTTTTATTGGTTATGAAACTGGCACCTATTGGTCTGGGAGCTTATTTTGCTTATCAGGTAGCCACATTAGGGCCACAGCTTTTTGGATTTTATGCAAAACCTTTGGGGCTCTATTATGTTACCGGAATTATTTATTTCCTTGTCTTCTTTTCTATTTATGCTTTTATGGCAAGTGGACAGAAAGGTGTGAAAAGTTTCTGGACCAATGCTATCTATCCTACTCTTACAGCTATAAGTACTTGCAGCAGCTTTGCTACTATGCCTGCCAATTTACAGGCAGCATCTAAGATTGGAATTCCTAATTCTATTGCCAATCTGGTGATTCCTATTGGAACAACGTTGCATAAAAACGGATCTTCCATGTCTTCCATCATCAAAATTTATGTAGCTTTTTTAATTATTGGAAAAGATTTCTTTGATCCTGCCAACCTACTTTTAGCTTTAGGTATAACAGTTTTTGTAAGTATTGTGGCCGGTGGAATTCCTAATGGCGGATATATTGGGGAAATGCTAATGATTTCGGTATATAAATTACCTCAGGAAGCTATTCCCGCGGTGATGATTATCGGAACTTTGGTAGATCCTTTGGCTACGGTTTTAAATTCTGTGGGAGATATTGTCGCTGCGATGTTTGTTAACCGGTTTGTTAAAGATTGATGAATAATATAAAATTCTAAAGTTTATTCACTGCGCATTACCGGCTCAAGATTCTCATATTCTTCCGGGGTAAAAAGCCTATAGTGTACTTTGAATGTCTTTCCTAAAGGGGTTTCCAGAGAAAATCCCCCTGGCCCGAAGCCATCAGTCACATCAAGGGTAAAATGGGAATATTTCCAATACTCAAAAAGATCGCGATCTATCCAGAATTCATGGCCGTTAATGGTTCCTATCATTGCGTCATTCATTCTTGGGAAAAATCCGCCTTTTTCAAAGCATTGCGGCTGGGTACCTTCGCAGCAGCCTCCTGCCTGGTAAAACATCAGAGTCCCGTATTTTTCTTCAAGTTCACGGATGACTTCAAGGGCTTTTTCTGTGGCGGAAAGTCTTGATATTTTTGTTTCCATTTTTATTGTTTTAAGGTCATTTTATAAAAGATCCCGGTAAAATAAACTTTTAACGGGATCAATCACTTCATTATTTAATTTGAGCCTGCAATATCTAATACAATTCTGCCATCAATCTGGCCTTTTTTCATTTTATCAAATACATCATTAATATCTTCTAGCTTTGCTGAGGTTACTGTAGCTTTTACAAGTCCTTCATTGGCAAAGTCTAATGCTTCCTGTAAGTCTTTTCTGGTTCCTACTATGGATCCTCTTACGGTAATTCTCTTTAGCACTGTTTCAAAAATAGGAAGTTCAAATGATCCGGGTGGTAATCCGTTTAGAGCAATAGTTCCTTTCCTTCTTAAAACATCTATTCCTTGTTTGAAAGCAATTGGAGAAACAGCAGTAATCAATGCTCCATGCATTCCACCTACTTCTTTATGCAAATACTCACCAGGATCTGTATTTTTTGCATTCACCACCAAATCTGCGCCTAATTTTTTGGCCAGATCAAGTTTATCATCTGCTACATCAATAGCAGCCACATGCATTCCCATTGCTTTTGCATACTGAACTGCCACATGGCCTAAGCCTCCGATTCCTGATATAGCCACCCATTCACCGGGCTTGGTCTCAGTTTCTTTTAGTCCCTTATACACTGTTACTCCGGCACATAAAATAGGAGCAATTTCCAAAAAGTTGACATCGGACTTTAAGTGCCCTACATATCTTGAATCTGCAATTACATATTCTGCAAATCCACCATCAACGCTATATCCACCATTTTTCTGAGCTTCACAAAGTGTTTCCCATCCTGTAATACAATAATCACAACAACCACAGGCACTGTAAAGCCATGGGACTCCTACCGCATCGCCTTCTTTTACAAAAGCTTCAGGGCCACAAGCTACTACAATTCCTACACCTTCATGTCCTGGAATAAGCGGCATTTTGGGTTTAGCCGGCCAGTCTCCGTCTACTGCATGTAAATCTGTATGACAAACGCCACAGGCCATAACTTTTACAAGTACTTCATATCTTCCGGGTTCTCTAACAGGAACTTCTTCAATCTTCAAGGGCTGTCCATAGCCTTGGACTACTGCAGCCTTCATCGTTTTTGGGATCATATTTTATTTTTTGAATGAGTTTTTATCATGGTTATTTTGAGTAATTATCCGATTATCATTTCAATATTATCCAGGATAAGTATATTATATATCCTTATATATAAGGATGCTATACTCATGCGTGAGGGATAGTAAGGGCGGCGAGGAACGAGCCGGTGCGAAATGTAATGGAGCACCGAAACGAAGTGAAGCCCTGCATAGCCCGACCGTCTGCCTTGGGAAAAGCCAAGGCAATCGGGCACGTCCTACATAATATTAAAAGAAACCTAACTTATTTTTGTTATAGGAGATCAACATATTTTTGGTCTGGCGATAATGATCCAGCATCATTTTATGATTCTCCCTTCCGATCCCGGATTGTTTGTATCCTCCAAATGGAGCTCCTGCCGGATACGAATGATATTGGTTTACCCAAACTCTTCCCGCCTCAATCTGACGCGGAATATTGTATAGCTGATGTGCATCTCTGGTCCATACTCCTGCTCCAAGACCATAAATGGTATCGTTGGCAATTTTTACGGCCTCTTCTTCATCCTTAAATGTGGTAAACGCAAGTACTGGTCCGAAGATTTCTTCCTGGAAAATTCTCATTCTGTTATTCCCCTTAAAGATGGTAGGCTGAATATAGAATCCATCTTCGAGATCTTCTCCAAGGTGGTTAACATCACCTCCCACCAACACTTCAGCGCCTTCATCTACTCCCAATTGGATATAGGAAAGAATCTTTTCTTTTTGAATTTTTGAAGCCTGTGCTCCCATCATCACGGTTTTGTCTAAAGGATTTCCCACTTTAATCGCTTTTACCCTTTCAATAACTCTTTCAATGAAAGCATCTGCTATTCCTTCCTGAACCAACAGCCTTGATGGGCATGTACAGATTTCTCCCTGGTTAAGTGCAAAAAGAACAGCTCCTTCAATAGCTTTATCCAGGAATTCGTCATCAGCATCCATTACGGAATTGAAGAATACGTTAGGTGATTTCCCGCCCAATTCCAGGGTTACAGGGATAATATTTTCTGTAGCATACTGCATCACCAAGCGTCCTGTAGCTGTGGAACCAGTGAAAGCCGCTTTGGCTACTTTAGGATTCGTTACCAAAGCTCTTCCAAGCTCTGCTCCAAAACCATTGACGATATTAATGACTCCTGCCGGTAACAGATCTCCAATTAATTCCATTAAGATCATGATAGAAACCGGAGTACTTTCTGCAGGCTTTAAAACCACACAATTTCCTGCTGCCAATGCCGGAGCAAGTTTCCAGGTTGCCATAAGAATTGGAAAATTCCATGGAATGATTTGTGCAATCACACCTAGAGGCTCATGAACAATCAGGGAAACTGTATCTTTATCCAGTTCGTTGTGAGATCCTTCTTCTGCACGGATAACGGATGCAAAATACCTGAAATGATCAATAGCCAAAGGAATATCCGCTGCTAATGTTTCTCTGACAGCCTTACCATTATCAATGGTTTCTACAGTGGCCAGATATTCTAAATTCTGCTCTATCCTGTCTGCAATTTTATTAAGAATGATACTTCTTTCCGTAGCGGAAGTATTTTTCCATGTCTGGAATGCTTTTTCTGCAGCATCTACAGCCAGATCCAGATCTTCTTTTGAAGAATGAGCTACCTGGGTAAAATTCTTTCCATCAACGGGTGAAACTACATCAAAATATTGTCCTTTAACGGGTGGAGTGAACTTACCGTCAATATAATTATCATATCTGCTTTTAAACTCTGGACGCTGTAAAAGCGTCGTTGATCTTGGTTCTGTAAGGGTGCTCATATTAGTATGTTTTAATTTTTTCAATACTGCTAAATTACACGGATGAGTAAAAAAGCTATAGCACAATCGTACAAAAAGAGTGTAAAATAGTACATATCTCAATTTTATCATTTTCTTAACTATAACGTTAAACCAAATTCATTATATTTGAGTTACCGTCTTTGTCAAAATACCTAGAAATGAATAACAATAGTGCCATTTTATTAAACACTCCTGAATTACGTAAGGAAAACCAGCTATTGAGTCTTGTTGAAAACCAGACAAAATTCAATCTAAATAATTGTGAATTCAGTATCTATGAGACCCATAAAGCTGCTTTCGGAGTGAAACTTCATTTTGAAAACATTGCATTCACCGCTATGTTAAGGGGTAAAAAACACATGAAACTGGATAATAAAACCAATTATTTTGATTATTTCCCAGGAGAAAGTATTTTGGTGGCCCCTGGTGAAACTATGGTTATTGATTTTCCTGAGGCTGATGATACACCTACGCAATGCATCTCTTTAAGTCTGAATCCTGATTTTATTGAGAACTCTCTTAATTATCTCAACTATCATCTTCCAAAAGTAGATGAGACCTCACAATGGAATATTCAACTGGAAGAATATTTTCTTTTTAATAATCAGGCGTTAGCCTCAGCAACTAACAATATTATGAGAATTGCTATGGATGATAATTCCCAAAAGGATATTATGGCTGATTTTGCTTTGAAGGAACTTTTAATACGTCTTATGCAAACACAGGCCAGAAGTATGGTGGAAAGAAATATTGTAAAAAATAAATCGAGAATTGGTTTTGTAGTAGATTATATCAAAAGAAACCTGCATCAGAAACTGTCGATTGAAACTATCGCAAAACTTGCGTATGTAAGTAAATCGAATTTTTTTAAAATGTTCAAAGATGAACTGGGAACTTCTCCGAATGATTTTATTCTACAGGAAAGAATTAGCAAAGCCAAAGAATTACTGGCAACCCAAAACAGTATTAAAGAGACAGCCTATCAGACAGGATTTTCGGATACCAACTATTTTACAAGGGTTTTTAAACAGCTGGAAGGTGTAACACCCAAGAGTTATCAGAATAGGATGATTGTAAAGGAGTAAATCCAAGTAAGGATTTACAGATGCGAAGTACAGAATTCGTGTTTTTGAAATGTTTGATTACTTTCTCAAATAAAATAAAAAAGAGCTCCATTCTCATGGAGCTCTTCTTATTTATATATTAAAAATGTTAATTCTTAATAACCATCATTCTGCTTAATGTTCGGGTTAGCCTGAATTGCAGTAATAGGAAGTGGCCATTGCCATAGATCGCTAGCAGCTGAAAGAGTCTGCGTAAGTGCTTTTGACCCGCTACCATCAGCAATATCTCCTTTTCCTGATCTTTGAACAGGAAGGCCAAGTCTTTTCAGAGTATACCATCTGTCATTTTCAAAAGCAAGCTCTAATCTTCTTTCTTTTAAGATAGCATCCAAAAGAGCTTGTCCGGCTTCTGTTCCAGGAGTAAATGTAGTATATCTTTCTTTTCTCAACTGGTTTAATAATGTAAGGGCTGTTCCTTGGTCACCAGATCTGTAAGATGCTTCTGCTACGTTTAGTAATACTTCAGCAGTTCTCAAATACTTGATTGGAACAATGTTCACTGGTCCGCCATTACCTGAGTACTTTGTAATGTGGTTGTACATTTTTTTGTTGTACAAAGCAGTAGTGAAGTAAGTGGTTTTTCTTACGTCATTATTAGCAAAACTGTTGAAGAAAGCATAATCTGCAACAAATTCTGATCTGTACTGACCATCAATTAACTGGTTATAGGCAACTCCCACAGTATTACGCTCAGGTGCTGCATTTGAAATCTGGAATAAAACTCCATCAGTAATTTTAGCCAACCCTTCATTTTCTTTCCAGATTCTGTTAAAATTATCCAATGTTGTAACACTTGGAGAAAGTCCTAATGCTAACTGACCATATTTTACAGTATTACCATAGTCTCCTTTATAAAGATACACTCTTGATAATAATCCGTATACAGCAGCTTTGCTGAATCTTCCTTTATCAGCATCGTTCTGTGTAATTTTATCAGCAGCAATTAACAGATCCGCGATTACTTTATCGTAGGACTGATCAACTGTTAAGTTTCTGGAAGAATTATTATTCAATGGATTATAAGATTCAGAATAATAAATTCCGTATTTATTTTTCGCTGGTGAATTTTGAGTTGGAATTACAGAGTAAGCTCTTAAAATATCAAAATGAGCTGCAGCTCTAATAGCTCTGGCTTCTGCTTCTATATTATCTTTTTGAGTACCAGACAATACTCCGTTACCTAAATACGAAAGAACGAAGTTTGCTCTGCTTACCACCGCATAAGCTGCACTAAACAAACCTGTAGTTTGTGAATTATCTGAAGAGAATTCAAAGTTTGAAGCGGAAGCATTAGAGTTTCTTCCTGCATCTGAAATAATAAGGTTATCTGTAGTAAGGTCACCCATAATAAGTTGGCTACCTGCATCACTAGTGTAATAACCTCCTCCTTTAAATGCAGTATAAGCACCATCTAAAGCTTGTCTGAATGATTCAGGTCTGGTCATCGCCTGCTCTTCTGCTTCATTTACTGATGAAATCTGATCCAAATTTCTTTCGCAAGACGTTAACGATACAAAAACAGTCAACGCAGCTAAACTTATTTTTATTATATTCTTTTTCATAAAGCTATTCAATATTAAAATTCTAATTGCATTCCTACCATGATCGTTCTTACAGCAGGATAAGTATAAAGGTTAAATGATCCTGGAACAAATAATGATGCAGATTCAGCAGATCCTACAGAAATTTCCGGTTCTCCGTGGAAACTTGTCACCGTAAATAAGTTTTGTCCCTGTACAAACAGTCTTAGTTTACTAATTGGAGCATCTTCTCCAAGAACTTTTTTATCAAATGTATATCCTAATGTAAGGGATCTTAATCTTAAGTAGTCTGATTTTTCAATCCACTGATCAGAATCACGCATACCGTTAGAGTCTACTCTTTGATATACCCCTGTATCACCTGGGTTTCTCCACATATTAGCAGCTGCCTGTGCCATGTTTCTTCCTGCTTTAGCCTGAGTTGGGTCAACGGCAAGTAAATACATGTTGTTATATGTATAACCTCCTAACTTAAATGTAAAGTCTGCACTGAAATCGAATCCTTTATATTGAAGTGTAGTTCCGAAACCTCCGAAACTTGTTGGGAAAGGAGATTTATCCGTAAGTGGAACAGCATCAGAAGCGCTGTATTTTTCTGTAATGTTTCCTGCTTTATCATAGTATTGAGCGTTTCCATTATCTGGGTTTACGCCTGCAAATCTAACACTATAGAATGCGTATGGACTTTCACCTACTTTAAGATAAGTATATCCAAGGTTTCTTTCAGTTTGTCCGTCTGCTAACTTATCAAGAGTTGATTTTTGGAAAGAGATGTTAGCACGTACAGTCCATTGGAAATCTTTCTTTCTCATCACGTCTACGCTTAATTCAGCTTCAAGACCTTTCTGAGTCATATCACCAGCATTGATATATTGGTAATATGAACCTTCCTGCTTATCTAATGGTACTAATTGAACGAAATCTTTTCTCTTGTTTTGGTAAACTTCTACGGAACCACGAATTCTTCTCTTCCACATTACAAAGTCAACCCCTGCGTTAGTTACCGCATTAGATTCCCATTTCAGATTCTGGTTACCAACGATGTAAACTTTTTCAGTGTTGTTATAAGTTCCAGGGAATAAAGCTGCATTATTTCCGTATAAATCGAAACCAACATTAGCTACGTTGTAATAATCGGATAATGAACCATCATTTCCGGTAGTACCATAAGAAGCTCTAAGTTTCAAGTCGTTAATGAAACCACCTTTCATGAAGTCTTCTTTTGCAATATTCCAAGCAGCA from Chryseobacterium indologenes encodes the following:
- a CDS encoding J domain-containing protein; this translates as MAYIDYYKILGVDKSATQDDIKKAYRKLARKLHPDLNPDDKESERKFKELNEANEVLSNPENRTKYDKYGENWKHGEEYEKAQQQQRQYQQQNYNGGGFSGADFGEGEDFSDFFQNMFGGSGGFGKSSRGRASGKFKGQDVEAELTLNLRDAAVTHPQTFEINGKKVRITIPAGVYDGQKIKLKGHGNPGVNGGPNGDLYITFNIPVDPNFERVGDDLKTKVAIDLYTAVLGGDVKVNTLDGSVNLKVKPETQSGMTVRLKGKGFPVYKKEGEHGDLFVTYEVKLPVNLTDKQKDLFEQLKNS
- a CDS encoding RagB/SusD family nutrient uptake outer membrane protein, with translation MKKNIIKISLAALTVFVSLTSCERNLDQISSVNEAEEQAMTRPESFRQALDGAYTAFKGGGYYTSDAGSQLIMGDLTTDNLIISDAGRNSNASASNFEFSSDNSQTTGLFSAAYAVVSRANFVLSYLGNGVLSGTQKDNIEAEARAIRAAAHFDILRAYSVIPTQNSPAKNKYGIYYSESYNPLNNNSSRNLTVDQSYDKVIADLLIAADKITQNDADKGRFSKAAVYGLLSRVYLYKGDYGNTVKYGQLALGLSPSVTTLDNFNRIWKENEGLAKITDGVLFQISNAAPERNTVGVAYNQLIDGQYRSEFVADYAFFNSFANNDVRKTTYFTTALYNKKMYNHITKYSGNGGPVNIVPIKYLRTAEVLLNVAEASYRSGDQGTALTLLNQLRKERYTTFTPGTEAGQALLDAILKERRLELAFENDRWYTLKRLGLPVQRSGKGDIADGSGSKALTQTLSAASDLWQWPLPITAIQANPNIKQNDGY
- a CDS encoding DUF779 domain-containing protein: METKISRLSATEKALEVIRELEEKYGTLMFYQAGGCCEGTQPQCFEKGGFFPRMNDAMIGTINGHEFWIDRDLFEYWKYSHFTLDVTDGFGPGGFSLETPLGKTFKVHYRLFTPEEYENLEPVMRSE
- the adhP gene encoding alcohol dehydrogenase AdhP — protein: MIPKTMKAAVVQGYGQPLKIEEVPVREPGRYEVLVKVMACGVCHTDLHAVDGDWPAKPKMPLIPGHEGVGIVVACGPEAFVKEGDAVGVPWLYSACGCCDYCITGWETLCEAQKNGGYSVDGGFAEYVIADSRYVGHLKSDVNFLEIAPILCAGVTVYKGLKETETKPGEWVAISGIGGLGHVAVQYAKAMGMHVAAIDVADDKLDLAKKLGADLVVNAKNTDPGEYLHKEVGGMHGALITAVSPIAFKQGIDVLRRKGTIALNGLPPGSFELPIFETVLKRITVRGSIVGTRKDLQEALDFANEGLVKATVTSAKLEDINDVFDKMKKGQIDGRIVLDIAGSN
- a CDS encoding aldehyde dehydrogenase family protein is translated as MSTLTEPRSTTLLQRPEFKSRYDNYIDGKFTPPVKGQYFDVVSPVDGKNFTQVAHSSKEDLDLAVDAAEKAFQTWKNTSATERSIILNKIADRIEQNLEYLATVETIDNGKAVRETLAADIPLAIDHFRYFASVIRAEEGSHNELDKDTVSLIVHEPLGVIAQIIPWNFPILMATWKLAPALAAGNCVVLKPAESTPVSIMILMELIGDLLPAGVINIVNGFGAELGRALVTNPKVAKAAFTGSTATGRLVMQYATENIIPVTLELGGKSPNVFFNSVMDADDEFLDKAIEGAVLFALNQGEICTCPSRLLVQEGIADAFIERVIERVKAIKVGNPLDKTVMMGAQASKIQKEKILSYIQLGVDEGAEVLVGGDVNHLGEDLEDGFYIQPTIFKGNNRMRIFQEEIFGPVLAFTTFKDEEEAVKIANDTIYGLGAGVWTRDAHQLYNIPRQIEAGRVWVNQYHSYPAGAPFGGYKQSGIGRENHKMMLDHYRQTKNMLISYNKNKLGFF
- a CDS encoding AraC family transcriptional regulator, which produces MNNNSAILLNTPELRKENQLLSLVENQTKFNLNNCEFSIYETHKAAFGVKLHFENIAFTAMLRGKKHMKLDNKTNYFDYFPGESILVAPGETMVIDFPEADDTPTQCISLSLNPDFIENSLNYLNYHLPKVDETSQWNIQLEEYFLFNNQALASATNNIMRIAMDDNSQKDIMADFALKELLIRLMQTQARSMVERNIVKNKSRIGFVVDYIKRNLHQKLSIETIAKLAYVSKSNFFKMFKDELGTSPNDFILQERISKAKELLATQNSIKETAYQTGFSDTNYFTRVFKQLEGVTPKSYQNRMIVKE
- a CDS encoding dicarboxylate/amino acid:cation symporter, yielding MKEVLKNYSGIIFLLLGITIGSIIGIVAPGFVEYIKPLGDIFLNLLFVSVVPLVFFAVSNSIASLEQQSKFGKIILIMALTFLFFILTAAIFTICAVYLFPVSGVSGSSEMITEAANEDSWGNRIVSFFTVGEFTALFSRQNMLALLIFAFMTGFAARKTGEAGQPFRVFIASGYEVMKELLLLVMKLAPIGLGAYFAYQVATLGPQLFGFYAKPLGLYYVTGIIYFLVFFSIYAFMASGQKGVKSFWTNAIYPTLTAISTCSSFATMPANLQAASKIGIPNSIANLVIPIGTTLHKNGSSMSSIIKIYVAFLIIGKDFFDPANLLLALGITVFVSIVAGGIPNGGYIGEMLMISVYKLPQEAIPAVMIIGTLVDPLATVLNSVGDIVAAMFVNRFVKD